In Polaribacter sp. Hel_I_88, the following proteins share a genomic window:
- a CDS encoding Nif3-like dinuclear metal center hexameric protein, producing MTIQNITNYIEELAPLNYAEDFDNVGLLIGNYHTEVTGVLVTLDTLEQTVDEAIAKNCNLIVSFHPIIFGGLKKINGNNYVERVVLKAIQNNIAIYATHTALDNSKNGVSAKMCEVLGLTNTKILIPKKGIIKKLTTYIPVDEASTLKEKLFEAGAGNIGNYDSCSFDVKGESSFRGNKDANPTYGKKNELTKREETKISVVFESKNENAILKALKENHQYEEVAYEIVTTENVYQNIGMGMIGEFETEMDEKDFLLFLKKTMKTDCVRHSALINKKIKKVAVLGGSGSFAISNAKKAGADAYISADFKYHEFFKAENSILLADIGHYESEQFTKNLLVDYLTKKFSNFAVILSEKSTNPIYYI from the coding sequence ATGACCATTCAAAACATCACAAATTATATTGAGGAATTAGCGCCTTTAAATTACGCAGAAGATTTTGACAATGTTGGCTTGCTAATTGGCAATTACCACACAGAAGTTACTGGAGTTTTAGTAACTTTAGACACTTTAGAGCAAACTGTAGATGAAGCTATTGCTAAGAACTGCAATTTAATCGTAAGTTTTCATCCGATTATTTTTGGTGGATTGAAAAAAATCAATGGAAATAATTATGTAGAAAGAGTGGTTTTAAAAGCGATACAAAATAACATCGCTATTTATGCAACACACACAGCTTTAGACAATTCTAAAAACGGCGTTTCTGCAAAAATGTGTGAAGTTTTAGGATTGACGAACACTAAAATATTAATTCCTAAAAAGGGAATTATTAAAAAACTAACAACCTATATTCCTGTTGATGAAGCATCAACATTAAAAGAAAAGTTATTTGAAGCTGGAGCAGGAAACATAGGGAATTACGATTCTTGTTCTTTTGATGTAAAAGGCGAAAGTTCTTTTCGAGGAAATAAAGACGCTAACCCAACTTATGGAAAGAAAAACGAACTTACAAAAAGAGAAGAAACTAAAATTTCTGTAGTTTTTGAGAGTAAAAATGAAAATGCTATTTTAAAAGCTTTAAAAGAGAATCACCAATATGAAGAAGTTGCCTACGAAATTGTAACCACAGAAAATGTATATCAAAATATTGGTATGGGAATGATTGGTGAGTTCGAAACTGAAATGGACGAAAAAGATTTTTTATTATTTCTTAAAAAAACAATGAAAACAGATTGTGTTCGGCATTCTGCACTCATCAACAAAAAGATAAAAAAAGTGGCAGTGTTGGGTGGATCTGGAAGTTTTGCCATTTCTAACGCAAAAAAAGCTGGAGCAGATGCTTATATTTCTGCAGATTTTAAATATCATGAGTTTTTTAAAGCCGAAAACAGCATACTTTTGGCAGATATTGGCCATTATGAGAGCGAACAGTTTACAAAAAACCTTTTGGTTGATTATCTTACGAAAAAATTTAGTAATTTTGCAGTCATTTTATCAGAAAAAAGTACAAATCCTATATATTATATATAA
- a CDS encoding zinc ribbon domain-containing protein codes for MAKKKEISVEAKLRALYDLQLIDSRIDEIRNVRGELPLEVEDLEDEVAGLNTRITNLNKDVTSLETDINNKKLAIDESNSLMKKYDEQQQKVRNNREFDSLSKEIEYQDLEIQLAEKRINEYKAKIAQKNEVINATKEKLAKQEAHLGHKKAELDAILKETEKEEALLIKKSKEFGESLDEHLYTAYNRIRTKVKNGLAVVAIERGASGGSYFTIPPQVQLEIANRKKITIDEHSGRILVDAALAEEEKEKMDKMFS; via the coding sequence ATGGCAAAGAAGAAAGAAATTTCGGTTGAAGCAAAATTAAGAGCATTGTATGATTTACAATTAATAGACTCTAGAATTGACGAAATTAGAAACGTTAGAGGTGAATTACCTTTAGAGGTTGAAGATTTAGAGGATGAAGTTGCTGGATTAAATACAAGAATTACTAACTTAAATAAAGATGTTACTAGTTTAGAAACAGATATTAATAACAAAAAGTTAGCAATAGATGAATCTAATTCGTTAATGAAAAAATACGATGAGCAGCAACAAAAAGTTAGAAATAACAGAGAATTTGATTCTTTATCGAAAGAAATTGAATACCAAGATTTGGAAATTCAATTAGCTGAAAAAAGAATTAACGAGTACAAAGCTAAAATTGCTCAAAAAAATGAAGTAATTAACGCTACTAAAGAAAAATTAGCAAAGCAAGAAGCTCATTTAGGTCATAAAAAAGCTGAATTAGATGCTATTTTGAAAGAAACTGAAAAAGAAGAAGCACTTTTGATCAAAAAATCGAAAGAATTTGGTGAGTCTTTAGATGAGCATTTATATACTGCTTATAACAGAATTAGAACCAAAGTAAAAAATGGTTTAGCTGTTGTTGCCATAGAACGTGGTGCTTCTGGAGGTTCTTATTTTACAATTCCACCTCAGGTACAATTAGAAATTGCTAACAGAAAAAAAATTACTATAGACGAACATAGTGGACGTATTTTAGTGGATGCTGCTTTAGCTGAAGAAGAAAAAGAGAAAATGGATAAAATGTTTTCTTAA